From Sporolactobacillus pectinivorans:
TTCTACATCGCCGATAGTCATTCCCAGAAGATATGCCATTTCCCCCGGATGTGGTGTGAGAACAACGGGACTCTTTCTTTTTTTCAGCAATTCGGTCATGCTGCTCAGATGATAGATTCCGTCCGCATCAATCACACAGGGAATGCCCTCACATGCCACTACTTTCCTGACAAGATCGGCCTGTTCCGGTTTGCGACCGAGTCCCGGGCCGATGGCAATGCCTGAAAGCCCCTTGAAATCCAGGACCGAACGCTGCATAAACATCGTTTCCGGAAGATGGGACGCGACAATCGGTTGTATCTGATCGGGAACGCTCAGCCTGAGAAGACCGATACCTGAACGAAGCGCTGCTTTAGCTGAAAAAAAAGCGGCTCCGGGCATCTGTTCCGCCCCGGCAATCAGGAGTCCCTTCCCATGGGATCCCTTGTGTGAAAAAGGATCCCTCCGCGGCAGCGTGCGCAGGACATCTTCCTTCTGCCATATTTTTCTCCTGACACCTGCCTGGTACACTGCTGACTCCGGTATTCCAATGGACAGTGTCCGGACAGTCCCGAAATAGCGGGCGGCCGGCTGGACGAACTGTGCCAGCTTCGGGCACTCAAGTGTCAGCGTCAGGTCAGCGGATACAGCCGGGTGAGAAAAAGGCTGTCCGTCTGCCGGAACGCCACTCGGCAAATCTACTGAAACAACTTTTGCTTTGGACTGATTGATCCTATTGATGGTACTTAGATACTCCGCATAAGGCGTCCCATGGAAACCTGTGCCAAGCAATGCGTCAATGATCAAGTCAGCCTCGCTGATGTTCAGATTGAAAACTTCCGGTTCTTCCCGAATGTTCCTGATCTTTCCTCCGGAAGCCAGAAAAGCTTTCATGTGGTAGGCGGCATCGCCTTTAATTTTAAGCGGGTCCGGCAGAAGCCATACCTCCCCGTCCGCCGCGCTGTCCAGAAACATTCGCGCAATAACGAATCCGTCTCCCCCATTGTTCCCCTTGCCAATGACAATAATCACTTTTTCATCTTTTCTCAATGCAGGAGCAAGAGCGGCATAGACTGCCCGTCCCGCATTTTCCATCAGCAGCGGCCCTCCCAGTCCTATCTGCTGAATGGTGTAACGATCAATCGCCTGCATCTCTTCCCGCGATACGACGTGCACAATAGCCCCTCCCAGCGTAATAAACTATATGAGACAAAGTATATGAATATGCAGACTAGCATGACAGGCTTTCAATCACGCAAAACGCGGCAGCTGTCTGGTCCGTATGTGTGATTGAAAGGTGAACTCTTTCTTCCCCGGCACTCGAATTTCTGAGATACGGTTTGCCGGACGGATCATTGAGAATGGTCAGATCCTGAAATGAAACA
This genomic window contains:
- a CDS encoding NAD(P)H-hydrate dehydratase, whose translation is MHVVSREEMQAIDRYTIQQIGLGGPLLMENAGRAVYAALAPALRKDEKVIIVIGKGNNGGDGFVIARMFLDSAADGEVWLLPDPLKIKGDAAYHMKAFLASGGKIRNIREEPEVFNLNISEADLIIDALLGTGFHGTPYAEYLSTINRINQSKAKVVSVDLPSGVPADGQPFSHPAVSADLTLTLECPKLAQFVQPAARYFGTVRTLSIGIPESAVYQAGVRRKIWQKEDVLRTLPRRDPFSHKGSHGKGLLIAGAEQMPGAAFFSAKAALRSGIGLLRLSVPDQIQPIVASHLPETMFMQRSVLDFKGLSGIAIGPGLGRKPEQADLVRKVVACEGIPCVIDADGIYHLSSMTELLKKRKSPVVLTPHPGEMAYLLGMTIGDVESSRFDVSKMFAAKFGVYLVLKGKNTIITAPDGSQVVNTTGNAALAKGGSGDVLTGILFAFLLQHKKTMDAVCNAVYLHGALADDLVRANHSELDVLASDLIEHIPPVLHHLYQNATR